A genomic region of Runella rosea contains the following coding sequences:
- a CDS encoding arsenate-mycothiol transferase ArsC has protein sequence MIPSVKHYFEALNLDEVSTERQAVLQPLANYVKAKITSQQPINLTFICTHNSRRSHLGQVWAQVAAAYFGIKNVHSFSGGTEATACNPRTIAAFERAGLKVTKTTESENPLYEISFDDLTAPIIAFSKVYDQSPNPTQGFAAVMTCDHAEANCPFIPGAERRLPIMYIDPKVSDDTPEEAATYDARCRQIATEMKWVFNNV, from the coding sequence ATGATTCCTAGCGTAAAACATTACTTTGAAGCTCTCAATCTCGACGAAGTTTCCACAGAACGCCAAGCTGTTTTGCAACCGTTGGCAAATTACGTAAAAGCAAAAATAACATCACAACAACCTATTAATCTGACGTTTATCTGTACGCACAATTCTCGTCGCAGTCACTTGGGGCAAGTGTGGGCGCAGGTAGCGGCGGCTTATTTTGGGATTAAAAATGTTCATTCTTTTTCGGGAGGAACAGAAGCCACCGCCTGCAATCCCCGCACGATTGCGGCTTTTGAGCGGGCAGGATTAAAAGTAACAAAGACCACTGAATCTGAAAATCCTTTGTACGAAATTAGTTTTGATGATTTGACGGCACCCATCATTGCTTTTTCCAAAGTCTATGACCAATCCCCCAACCCAACCCAAGGTTTTGCGGCAGTCATGACCTGCGACCACGCCGAAGCCAACTGCCCGTTTATTCCTGGTGCCGAGCGGCGCCTGCCCATTATGTACATCGACCCCAAAGTTTCCGACGACACCCCCGAAGAAGCCGCCACCTACGACGCACGCTGTCGGCAGATTGCGACCGAGATGAAATGGGTGTTTAACAACGTGTAA
- a CDS encoding DinB family protein — translation MDVNTQLLLPLWTEARTRFSNQLKNITESDLTKKLGDSPNSAGFLIRHVADVELLFSKNVFGQTDLKVSAKTVIAQRDTGEWTNLSELLAYQQEAFECLEKAILAQTDADWQSSITTKEFGAKTKAEALGRIVSHTAYHAGQLGIVLKYGMV, via the coding sequence ATGGATGTAAATACGCAATTATTACTACCCCTATGGACCGAAGCCCGTACACGTTTTTCCAATCAGTTGAAGAATATTACGGAAAGCGACCTCACCAAAAAACTCGGAGATAGTCCCAACAGCGCGGGTTTTCTGATACGGCACGTGGCGGATGTGGAGTTACTTTTTAGCAAAAATGTGTTCGGACAAACTGACTTAAAAGTATCCGCCAAGACGGTTATTGCCCAACGAGACACGGGCGAATGGACGAATTTATCCGAACTGTTAGCTTATCAGCAAGAGGCTTTTGAGTGCTTAGAAAAAGCTATTTTGGCCCAAACCGACGCCGACTGGCAAAGCAGCATTACCACCAAAGAATTTGGCGCCAAGACCAAAGCCGAAGCCCTCGGACGCATTGTTTCACACACGGCTTACCATGCGGGACAGCTGGGCATTGTCTTAAAATACGGAATGGTTTGA
- a CDS encoding Tll0287-like domain-containing protein: protein MKPLLFSGAFFLSAVLITAFKSPQTPQQTVNYHKLGDSLSLQAQQSLISNLLGAIEKGGAAYAVDYCNENAVPLTKALSQKHQVEIQRISAKNRNPDNAASLFDKKILDLFAANSLKDTLVQVSKGYVYYKPIKIGMPTCLQCHGKPKQDIEAATLKTIQRKYRFDKATGYAMGELRGAWKLTFVTKQ, encoded by the coding sequence ATGAAACCTTTACTTTTTTCCGGTGCTTTTTTTCTGTCAGCGGTATTAATAACCGCCTTCAAATCACCACAAACACCCCAACAAACCGTCAATTACCATAAGCTCGGTGATTCGCTCAGCTTACAGGCCCAACAAAGTCTCATTTCCAACTTATTGGGAGCGATTGAAAAAGGCGGCGCGGCCTATGCGGTAGATTATTGCAACGAAAATGCCGTGCCGCTCACCAAAGCACTTTCTCAGAAACATCAGGTGGAGATTCAGCGAATTTCGGCCAAAAACCGTAATCCTGATAATGCCGCATCGCTGTTTGACAAAAAAATACTGGATCTTTTTGCCGCCAACTCCCTGAAAGACACGCTCGTGCAGGTTTCAAAGGGCTACGTTTATTACAAACCCATCAAAATCGGGATGCCTACCTGCCTGCAATGCCACGGCAAACCCAAGCAGGACATTGAAGCCGCCACGCTGAAAACAATTCAACGAAAATACCGTTTTGACAAAGCAACTGGCTACGCCATGGGCGAATTAAGAGGCGCATGGAAGCTGACGTTCGTCACCAAACAATGA
- a CDS encoding rhodanese-like domain-containing protein encodes MKNSLFLLGFIFGLGACSSGQKAQTIDAKTFQNLIDTLPDEVVVDVRTGPELVGGVIPQAIHMDYNGPDFEKQIAKLDKNKPVLVYCATGGRSASAGELLLEKGFKKVYNLDGGLNGWRAAGYSTAIVAQ; translated from the coding sequence ATGAAAAACAGTCTATTTCTTCTCGGATTCATCTTTGGGCTTGGAGCTTGCTCATCGGGCCAAAAAGCACAAACTATTGACGCCAAAACCTTTCAAAACCTCATAGATACCCTCCCCGACGAGGTAGTGGTAGATGTCCGCACTGGTCCCGAACTCGTGGGTGGTGTTATTCCGCAGGCCATTCACATGGATTATAACGGTCCCGATTTTGAAAAACAGATTGCCAAACTCGACAAAAATAAACCTGTGTTGGTCTATTGCGCTACGGGTGGTCGCAGCGCCAGCGCGGGCGAATTATTGCTAGAAAAAGGGTTCAAAAAAGTCTATAACCTAGACGGGGGCCTCAACGGATGGCGAGCAGCGGGGTATTCAACCGCCATTGTGGCCCAATAA
- a CDS encoding DUF6503 family protein, with amino-acid sequence MLRLVCFLIFLSGCIACNNANQNSKAKESPVDKKAKEIVDKCIEAHGGKHYEAFDVSFDFRKFKVHLKQTGTQFTYERTTTDSLNNVYHDILTNESFVRKRNDTTQVLSEKDTAKYREGINAIAYFVLLPFKLSEPAVILKYIGEISIDNQKYHKIRVTFEQEGGGKDHEDEFCYWINQSTNTLDYLSYANGGPRLRKAVKRDTVGGIVFQNYENYEILDKTIPTTEYDKAFLAGKSKLLSMIEQSNYVAK; translated from the coding sequence ATGTTAAGATTAGTTTGTTTTCTTATCTTCTTAAGTGGTTGTATTGCCTGTAATAACGCCAACCAAAACAGCAAAGCTAAGGAAAGTCCCGTTGATAAAAAGGCCAAAGAAATAGTTGACAAATGCATTGAAGCCCACGGTGGCAAACATTACGAAGCCTTTGATGTGTCGTTTGACTTTCGAAAATTTAAGGTTCACTTAAAACAAACGGGTACTCAATTTACCTACGAGCGCACCACCACTGATTCCCTAAACAACGTGTACCATGATATTTTGACCAACGAAAGTTTTGTCAGAAAGCGCAATGATACAACTCAGGTGCTTTCCGAAAAAGATACCGCTAAATACCGTGAAGGTATCAATGCTATCGCGTATTTTGTGTTGCTTCCTTTCAAGCTCTCGGAGCCTGCCGTTATTCTAAAATACATAGGTGAAATAAGCATTGACAATCAAAAATACCACAAAATCAGGGTTACTTTTGAGCAGGAAGGTGGCGGTAAAGACCACGAAGATGAGTTTTGTTATTGGATAAATCAATCCACCAATACGCTCGATTACCTTTCGTATGCCAACGGTGGCCCGCGCTTGCGTAAAGCCGTCAAGCGTGACACCGTTGGCGGGATAGTGTTTCAGAATTATGAGAACTACGAAATTTTGGACAAAACCATCCCCACCACGGAGTACGATAAAGCCTTTTTGGCAGGAAAGTCTAAATTGCTTTCTATGATTGAGCAGAGCAATTACGTAGCCAAATGA
- a CDS encoding saccharopine dehydrogenase family protein, with product MSFLIYGASGFTGTLIVELAVKQGQKPVIAGRSEAKIKSLAEKHGLKYLIFDLNNRENIVKQIEKFPLVLNCAGPFTRTAQPLVEACLAAKTHYLDITGEIEVFEKIKSYHAQALKSKIILMPGVGFDVVPTDCLAKLLHTKLPDATHLELAFTNVGGSVSHGTVTTMLENLGNAGAARENGVIVPKPMGDKGKIIDFGKFKHFAMTIPWGDVSTAHHTTGIPNIETYVGVPKLAYWFMKLQFLFNPILRSRFIKKQLQNYVDKKITGPTEHQSQKGQSFIWGKATNTEGKTVEARLVTPEGYKLTAEASLRITQKILDLKNVAGYQTPAGLFGYALVTEIKGVTFEKEPS from the coding sequence ATGTCATTTCTTATCTACGGCGCAAGCGGATTTACGGGCACACTTATCGTCGAGTTGGCGGTAAAGCAAGGCCAAAAACCTGTCATTGCGGGACGAAGTGAAGCCAAAATCAAATCCTTGGCCGAAAAACACGGGCTTAAGTACCTGATTTTTGACCTGAATAATCGCGAAAATATCGTCAAACAAATCGAAAAATTTCCGTTGGTTCTGAATTGTGCTGGTCCCTTTACCCGAACCGCCCAACCCTTAGTAGAAGCCTGCTTGGCCGCCAAAACGCACTATTTGGACATTACGGGTGAGATTGAAGTATTTGAAAAAATCAAATCATATCACGCGCAAGCCCTTAAAAGTAAAATCATACTCATGCCCGGCGTAGGCTTTGACGTGGTTCCGACGGACTGCCTAGCCAAGCTACTCCACACAAAACTCCCCGACGCTACACACCTTGAATTGGCCTTTACCAACGTCGGTGGCAGCGTGTCGCACGGCACCGTGACCACCATGCTCGAAAACCTCGGTAATGCGGGCGCAGCCCGAGAAAACGGGGTAATAGTGCCCAAACCGATGGGTGACAAAGGCAAAATAATTGATTTCGGTAAGTTTAAACACTTCGCCATGACCATTCCGTGGGGAGATGTCTCTACTGCGCATCATACCACGGGTATTCCCAACATCGAAACCTACGTGGGTGTACCAAAGTTGGCGTATTGGTTCATGAAGCTACAATTTTTGTTCAACCCTATTTTACGCAGTCGTTTTATCAAAAAACAATTGCAAAACTACGTTGATAAAAAAATAACGGGACCGACCGAACATCAGTCCCAAAAAGGACAATCATTCATTTGGGGCAAGGCCACAAATACCGAAGGCAAAACCGTCGAAGCACGTTTGGTCACCCCCGAAGGTTACAAATTGACCGCAGAGGCTTCGTTGCGCATCACCCAAAAAATATTGGATTTAAAGAATGTAGCAGGCTACCAAACCCCAGCGGGGCTGTTTGGCTATGCATTGGTTACGGAAATAAAGGGAGTAACTTTCGAGAAAGAACCAAGTTGA
- a CDS encoding DUF3820 family protein: MSDFDPNYLKELVTFQMPFGKYKGVLLCDLPEPYLVWFHKEGFPNGKLGVLLATIYEIKLNGLEYLLKPLREKK, from the coding sequence ATGAGCGATTTTGATCCAAATTACTTGAAGGAATTAGTGACTTTTCAAATGCCTTTTGGCAAATACAAAGGAGTATTACTCTGTGATTTGCCCGAACCTTACTTGGTGTGGTTTCACAAAGAAGGCTTTCCGAACGGTAAGCTGGGGGTATTGTTGGCAACGATCTATGAAATTAAATTGAATGGATTAGAATACCTGCTGAAACCATTGCGAGAGAAGAAATAA
- a CDS encoding penicillin acylase family protein has protein sequence MKHLILLFLLPLSVFAQKFTPAEIARYQQQANRVTIIRDNWGIPHIYGKSDADAVFGLLYAQCEDDFKRVELNYIEKLGRMAELKGESALYNDLQIKLLIDTTEAIADYNKAEPWMKKLLNAYADGINYYLLKNPQVKPALLTKFQPWYQLLWTDGSIGAISTAELTVPELKNFYSGEATAALAEPKDPEYQTGSNGFAFAPSKTASGNAILYINPHVTFYFRPEVQVVSEEGLHAYGAVTWGQFFVYQGFNKYCGWMHTSCNVDVADMYAEKVTKKGDKFFYEYDQKLKPVTEKKITIKYLDGDVLKSRTFNTYYTHHGPIMAKRDGKWVSLRSYNRSMTSLIQSWKRTKAKGFEDYKKIMDLKANTSNSTVFADYKGNIAYWHGNYVPIRDKNLNWSKVMDGTTPATEWKGLHPVEESVHLYNPVNGWLQNCNSTPFTAAGVNSPKKENFPPYMAPDGENFRGVNAVRVLSQGTGYTLDKVIASGYDTYLSAFEVLVPALVSSFEKNVKPTDSLYSQLNEAVTLLKNWDYHTSENSVATTVAIEWAQKLTPTITRLYINEGEADQVTMTKRFAAEATLTQLTAPLASTLSDLKGKFGKWQMPWGEINRFQRLTGDVQSKYDDNQPSYPVKYASALWGMLPSYNSRPYPGTNKRYGVSGNSFICAVEFGPRITAKSLLAGGESGDPASKHFFDQGSMYAQGKFKDVLFYKEDVLKNAERTYHPGQ, from the coding sequence ATGAAGCACCTTATCCTCCTGTTTCTATTACCGTTATCGGTATTTGCCCAAAAATTTACGCCCGCCGAAATCGCCCGCTATCAGCAGCAGGCAAACCGCGTCACCATCATTCGCGACAATTGGGGCATTCCGCACATCTACGGCAAGTCGGATGCCGATGCCGTTTTTGGATTGTTGTACGCCCAATGCGAGGATGATTTTAAACGCGTCGAATTGAATTATATTGAAAAATTGGGCCGAATGGCCGAGCTAAAAGGAGAGTCGGCTTTGTACAATGATTTGCAAATTAAGTTGTTGATTGATACCACGGAAGCGATTGCAGATTACAACAAAGCGGAGCCGTGGATGAAAAAACTGCTAAATGCCTATGCCGATGGTATTAATTACTATTTACTCAAAAATCCACAGGTAAAGCCAGCATTGCTAACCAAATTTCAACCTTGGTATCAACTATTGTGGACCGATGGCAGTATCGGGGCCATCAGCACGGCAGAGTTGACGGTGCCAGAATTGAAGAATTTCTATTCGGGAGAGGCCACCGCTGCCTTGGCCGAACCCAAAGACCCAGAGTACCAAACAGGCTCCAATGGCTTCGCATTTGCGCCTTCTAAAACGGCCTCAGGGAATGCCATTTTGTACATTAATCCCCACGTAACGTTTTATTTTCGACCAGAAGTGCAAGTCGTGAGCGAGGAGGGGCTTCACGCGTACGGGGCCGTAACTTGGGGGCAATTCTTTGTTTATCAGGGTTTTAATAAATATTGCGGCTGGATGCACACTTCATGTAACGTCGATGTAGCTGATATGTATGCCGAAAAGGTGACAAAAAAAGGTGATAAATTTTTCTACGAGTATGACCAAAAACTTAAGCCCGTTACGGAAAAGAAAATCACCATTAAATACCTCGACGGTGATGTTCTGAAAAGCAGAACATTTAACACTTATTATACGCATCACGGGCCGATTATGGCCAAGCGCGACGGCAAATGGGTAAGTCTGCGGTCGTATAATCGCTCCATGACGAGCTTGATTCAGAGCTGGAAGCGCACCAAAGCCAAAGGATTTGAAGACTATAAAAAAATTATGGACCTCAAAGCCAATACCTCAAACAGTACAGTTTTTGCGGACTACAAAGGAAATATTGCCTATTGGCACGGGAATTATGTGCCTATTCGTGATAAAAATCTAAACTGGTCGAAAGTAATGGATGGCACCACGCCCGCAACTGAATGGAAAGGACTGCATCCCGTGGAAGAGTCCGTTCATTTGTACAATCCCGTGAATGGCTGGCTGCAAAATTGTAACTCAACGCCTTTTACGGCGGCGGGGGTAAACAGCCCAAAGAAAGAAAATTTTCCGCCATACATGGCACCCGATGGCGAGAATTTTCGGGGGGTAAATGCCGTTCGAGTACTGAGTCAAGGAACAGGTTATACCCTCGACAAGGTGATTGCGTCGGGCTATGACACTTACCTTTCGGCGTTTGAAGTGCTGGTGCCCGCGTTGGTTAGTTCGTTTGAGAAAAATGTGAAGCCAACCGATTCGTTGTATTCGCAATTGAATGAGGCGGTTACGTTATTGAAAAATTGGGATTATCATACGTCTGAGAATTCTGTAGCGACTACGGTGGCCATCGAATGGGCCCAAAAACTGACGCCGACCATTACCCGTCTTTACATCAACGAAGGCGAAGCTGACCAAGTGACAATGACCAAACGCTTTGCTGCGGAAGCAACTTTAACTCAACTGACCGCGCCTTTGGCTTCCACCCTGAGCGACCTGAAAGGCAAGTTTGGAAAATGGCAAATGCCGTGGGGGGAAATCAACCGTTTTCAGCGTTTGACGGGCGATGTGCAATCCAAATACGATGACAACCAGCCGAGTTATCCCGTCAAATATGCGTCGGCGTTGTGGGGAATGCTGCCGTCGTATAACAGCCGCCCGTATCCAGGTACCAACAAGCGCTACGGCGTAAGCGGCAACAGCTTTATTTGTGCCGTTGAATTTGGCCCTCGTATTACCGCTAAGTCGCTGTTGGCGGGTGGCGAAAGCGGCGACCCTGCCTCTAAGCACTTTTTCGACCAAGGTTCGATGTACGCACAGGGGAAATTCAAAGATGTATTGTTTTACAAAGAAGATGTCTTGAAAAATGCCGAGCGGACGTATCATCCAGGGCAATAA
- a CDS encoding cation-translocating P-type ATPase, producing MAVNPYPFLGLSDAEIEDSLEKNGNNALQKGDNDVWWQALKEAATEPMFLLLVACTIIYFSLGELSEGFFMLGAILLVSAISFYQDSRSKKALEALKAYTQSAATVIRNNQLVEIPVDELVIGDTVVASEGELIPADGKLRQINDFSVNESLLTGEAFAIQKELNSDENGHVYRGSLVQSGQCVFEVTAVGKQSKLGQIGQSLSEIQSEKTPLQIQIENFVKKMAAVGVVVFLIIWGINYLQSRNILESLLKGLTIAMSVLPEEIPVAFASFMALGAWRLMQQGVIVKQTQTVEALGSATVLCTDKTGTITENKMELHQIYVMQTNQVAQSGHWDSAAAQELITTAMWASEPAPFDPMEKALHQAYTSITATDERPLFKFIHEYPLSGKPPMMTHLFENESGKRIIACKGAPEAIIQHSSVSNEQKAIIFQQVADFAAEGYRVLGVGTTDFTGNDFPKNQQDFEFRFLGLVGFYDPPKRNISKVFKQFYDAGIQVKIITGDNSLTTASIAKQAHFKSKLPPITGDELLKLSPEEQADKISKASIFTRMFPEAKLKIINTLKDQHQIVGMTGDGVNDGPALKAAHIGIAMGKRGSEIAKQASSLILVDDDFGKMVDAVAMGRKIYTNLKKAIQYIISIHIPIILTVALPLILGWIYPSIFTPVHVIFLELIMGPTCSIVYENEPLERNAMKQPPRALTDTFLNLKELSISIVQGLFITLGTLFSYRYSVAEGYDENLTRTMVFVTLVMANVFLTLVNRSFQESIFTTFRYKNNLLVGVIGITILLLAALVYVPVFADFFKLTPLAFPQVGIAALVGFGSVIWFEGYKWIRRQKP from the coding sequence ATGGCAGTCAATCCTTATCCATTTCTAGGCCTTTCGGATGCTGAAATCGAAGACTCCTTAGAAAAAAACGGAAACAATGCACTCCAAAAAGGTGACAACGATGTTTGGTGGCAAGCGCTCAAAGAAGCAGCTACCGAGCCGATGTTTCTGCTCTTGGTCGCGTGTACCATTATTTATTTTTCGTTGGGCGAATTGTCGGAAGGCTTCTTTATGTTGGGGGCCATATTACTGGTTTCGGCCATCTCTTTTTATCAGGACTCCCGCAGTAAAAAAGCCCTAGAAGCCCTAAAAGCATACACGCAGTCGGCCGCGACGGTGATTCGAAACAATCAGTTAGTCGAAATTCCCGTCGATGAGTTGGTCATCGGCGATACCGTCGTAGCCTCAGAGGGAGAACTCATTCCTGCCGACGGCAAACTACGGCAAATCAACGATTTCTCCGTCAACGAATCACTGCTGACGGGCGAAGCCTTTGCCATTCAAAAAGAGCTTAATTCCGACGAAAATGGGCATGTCTACCGAGGTTCATTAGTGCAATCTGGACAGTGTGTTTTTGAAGTAACGGCCGTGGGGAAGCAATCAAAATTGGGGCAAATCGGCCAATCGCTCAGTGAAATTCAATCCGAAAAAACACCTTTACAAATACAAATTGAGAATTTTGTCAAAAAAATGGCCGCCGTTGGCGTAGTGGTTTTCCTGATTATTTGGGGGATTAATTATTTGCAATCGCGCAATATTTTAGAAAGTTTGCTCAAAGGGTTGACCATCGCTATGTCGGTACTCCCCGAAGAAATTCCCGTGGCATTTGCTTCATTTATGGCCTTGGGCGCTTGGCGATTGATGCAGCAGGGCGTCATTGTCAAACAAACCCAAACCGTGGAAGCGCTGGGTTCGGCCACGGTGTTATGCACCGATAAAACGGGCACCATTACCGAAAACAAAATGGAATTGCATCAAATATATGTGATGCAAACCAACCAAGTTGCTCAAAGCGGCCATTGGGATTCGGCCGCCGCACAAGAGCTCATCACCACTGCCATGTGGGCCAGCGAACCCGCCCCCTTTGACCCCATGGAAAAGGCCCTGCATCAGGCATACACATCTATTACTGCCACCGACGAGCGCCCACTGTTTAAATTTATTCATGAATATCCGTTGTCGGGCAAACCCCCAATGATGACGCATCTCTTTGAAAATGAGTCAGGAAAACGTATCATTGCTTGTAAAGGAGCACCCGAGGCCATCATTCAACATTCTTCCGTTTCAAACGAGCAAAAAGCCATCATCTTCCAACAAGTCGCCGACTTTGCTGCAGAGGGATACCGGGTGTTGGGCGTAGGAACAACCGATTTTACTGGTAATGATTTTCCCAAAAATCAACAGGATTTCGAGTTTCGATTTTTAGGATTAGTAGGATTTTATGACCCGCCCAAACGTAACATTTCCAAAGTTTTCAAGCAATTTTATGACGCTGGTATTCAAGTCAAAATCATCACGGGTGACAATTCACTCACGACCGCTTCCATTGCTAAACAAGCCCATTTTAAGAGCAAGCTCCCTCCCATCACGGGCGACGAATTGCTTAAACTAAGTCCCGAAGAGCAGGCCGATAAAATCAGCAAAGCGAGCATCTTTACCCGTATGTTTCCCGAAGCCAAGCTTAAAATTATCAATACTTTAAAAGACCAACACCAAATCGTGGGCATGACGGGCGACGGCGTCAACGACGGCCCAGCCCTCAAGGCAGCCCACATCGGAATTGCAATGGGAAAACGTGGCTCAGAAATCGCCAAACAGGCCTCTTCGTTGATTTTGGTGGATGATGATTTCGGTAAAATGGTAGATGCCGTCGCGATGGGGAGAAAAATTTACACCAATCTCAAAAAAGCCATTCAATACATCATATCCATACACATCCCCATCATTCTGACGGTAGCGTTGCCGCTGATTTTGGGCTGGATTTATCCATCCATTTTTACGCCCGTACACGTAATTTTTCTAGAACTCATCATGGGGCCGACCTGCTCCATTGTTTACGAAAATGAGCCCTTAGAAAGAAACGCCATGAAGCAGCCACCCAGGGCGCTCACGGACACATTCCTAAACCTCAAAGAGTTATCTATCAGCATTGTACAAGGCTTATTTATTACGCTAGGCACTTTGTTTTCCTACCGCTATTCGGTCGCAGAAGGCTATGACGAAAACCTGACCCGGACCATGGTTTTTGTGACGTTGGTTATGGCTAATGTATTTTTAACGCTGGTCAACCGCTCGTTTCAGGAATCTATTTTTACCACTTTTCGGTACAAAAACAACCTATTGGTTGGGGTCATTGGTATCACGATTTTACTACTTGCAGCGCTCGTCTACGTCCCTGTTTTTGCGGACTTTTTCAAACTAACGCCC